Within the Lacerta agilis isolate rLacAgi1 chromosome Z, rLacAgi1.pri, whole genome shotgun sequence genome, the region aactacagttccctgggtcCTTTATTTGGGCAGGagttgcttttaatgtatggtgtgtaaaATGTATGGTTCTATTTAttgtatgaagaagtacttccttttgtctgctctGAACCTGTCACTGTTCCAGCATCATTGCGTGATCCTGGATTctagtatgagagagagagagagagagagagagagagagagagagagagagagagagagaggggggggtctCTCCCCACCTTTTTCCTCCACACTATGCATGGTTTTCTACATATCTATCATGtcgccccctttcccccccaaaaattttACAATGCCCGAAACATTGCAATCTTTACTCACAGGGAAGTTGCTCCagccattttattatttttcaaccgCCCTCCCCCCCTGTATTTATAGCTTGCCTTTCCTATAGTGAGAACCAGGGGTGCATGCCTGGTTCTCCCCATCAGTTTTATCCTTCCAACAGCCctatgaggtgggttaggctaagagactgtgACCGGCCCAAACTCACCagtgagtgaggatttgaactatgGTCTCCTGAGTCCTTGCCCAGCTGCTACACCGCACctggaaaagcacatagagctggaGGAGGAATGTGAGGAGTGATGCTCTTTCCTCTTTTAGCTCTATGTGCTTTTGGAAGCTTAGTTTGATTCTATTGGGTCTGCGTGCCCAAAGTATTCACTCAAGAATCCAAATGTATGTACCCATGGGACtaaaaaggtcagcaaccacCAATCTAACTGATTAGTGGACTTCCACAGTGCAAccccaaataaaaacaataatgccAATCCTATAGGACTTttttttgcacccccccccagcctgatTTTGCAGAATCAGGGTGTAGTACTAGCCTACcttggaaacaaaatgaaaattttaaaatgGGACCTCgactttgaacttttttttttaaaaaaagtttgtattGGGTGGGTTttgtgttacaaagcaaacagataaatGGTACAGCTATTGTCTCCACttcaacttgtttttttaaaaaaaaacagtacaGGGCTGGCTATAGGTCCCCATTGAAACATTGCTGTGGGAGTTGCATCATTGGGGCCACTTCCAATTTCATCATAAGCAGAGTGAGGCTTATTGCTTATTTCCAGACTGCAGCTCGTAGAGTTATATAATAACTATGTGGGAATCCCAAGTTCTCTTTTGTAGTTCTGGAAAAAACTTGTTGATGCTGCCTCAGAATATTGTTTAAAAActagaaaaatcaaaacagaaCGATAAACTCATCCTGTATTTTCCCCACTCTCAAATTTTATCAtccatttcattatttatagCAATATACTGTACGTCATTCTGAATGACCATGGTGCTTTACAGGGGGGGGCatgggggatggggatgggggacGACAGGTCCCTATCCTGAGGCTCATACAATGTAAGGGCCAAGATATACTTAATCatgactttgtttgtttgttagaatTTAAAAACAGCTAcaagagtatttttttaaaatgcaaatgtaagaaagaaagaaagaaagaaagaaagaacagagagaaaaagtagaatgagagaaagaaaaaacaaacccagagaaCCTCTACTGCCTTGCCAGCTCACATTAACAATACAATACCCTATCCATACATCCATCAGAGGGCAGCACATTATTCTTCCTGACCtgttaatatttgcattttatgtgCTCTTTCgcatgacataaaagccactttgGAAATGCAGTTGAATCCCgcagaagtttagcactcatttctgtgatACTTGTttccagaaaacaacaacaacaacagtttgccACCCTGTtaaatatttatgtatgtatgttcaAATGTAGCAAGAGTGTTAAGGTCACCAGACTGTTGCATAATATATGGCACTGTTTGTCCTTCCAGGCTCAGAGCAGAAGTCTCTTGGTGACCGTAAAGTCTTGCAAAATTTCTTTTCTCTTGCCATTAATCTCCATGCTACAGGAACATAATTGTAAAGTGCACGAACATTTGCAAATATCAAGGATATTGCCAAACAAATTTCACATGGACACAACATGGGAATTTTGACAGGAGCATCCCTAACCTAATTCATGCCTCCAAACTCTTAAACGTCCTGCATTGGCGGAAGATAATACATGTACTGTACAGCATCAGGGTCACCTGAGCTCCATTCCTAGATAAACCAAACCGTTGAGCACTCTGGCACATGTAATTTGgttttaaaattcaaaacagggAAAATGGAGATGGGTTAACATGGGGgaatatgcatttatttcagcTACGCATTCTTAGGCTCACTTACAGTAGGGTCATCTTCCgcaacctggtgctctccgggtgtttttgaactacaactcccatcacccccagccagcagctgatgggaattgtagtcccaaatgtctggagggcaccaggttgcagggTGGGGTGCAGAAGGatattgggcgggggggggaggcaggtaaggAGATGGTGACGAAAGATTCATGGAAAAGGTGGTCTTTGAAGAGGGAACTGGAGGAAGTAGGAGAGATGGCATCCTAGGAGTGTTCTGAGAGGCAGTTCCAGGCATAAGGAGCAACTCATTTGTGCGAGTCTGATACCCAAGGCCGATGGAGCTAGAGGAGTGAAGGTCCTAGGCAGAGTTGTAATGTGATACAAGAATGAACAGGGAGAGTGCAAGATTGTGAAAGGCTTGGAAGGTAATGGATAAGGGGTTAGGGTTTGGACAGGATGTCCCCATAGCAATTTAAGGATGTGCATCCTTCGGACAGAATGATGAGAGACTTTGGCAGTGATGCAGCttggtaattttagactctggtctCAGTGGTCTCAGGGGAGCCTCTCTTTGAACTAGGGGTGAGGAATCTTTTGCAGCCTGGAGGTCACATTGCCACTGGTGTGTGTTGCCAGTAGTAAAAGTAGGTGGAGCCATGGATCCAGTGCTTAAGCTTTGTAGAGTTACAACGCAGCCACACAACCGTCAGCACTTTCTGCACACTCGCCCATACTTCACTGTCAATGGCGTAGGAAGGCAGGTGCGGTGGCTGCGGACTTCCCCAGgcgtcatcactgaggggggtgaccacgtggcctggcctgcagcgcagCCAAGGCACATGTCTTTCCtggggagtgacgcagtggctcaggcacctgcaggctctgcgctgcctgaAATGGCAATGTAGGGCTTGTGGACCCCGTGGAGGTTCCGCACAGCGTGCTCCGGCCTGGCTTGCCTTGCCCCTGGGTGCACCAAGCAGCTAGCTACACTGCTGTTCACTGTCCTCCATCCAGTAAAGCGAGAGGGCATGGTCACAGTTCAAGATCATGAAGCGGAGCTGgtgaggaggtgtggcctggggagacttcTGAGAGCCAGTTAGAGGTGCTTGGAGGGTCACATTCAGCCCCACACTGAGgttcccccactcctgctttagatGGTAATGTGGAGTTGTGCTTGGAGGCCTTCCAACTCATTCTGCTTATTGGGGCCCTGGACTGCTGCCCTCAGAGACCTGCCCTGTGCACAGACTGGATATTGGCAACAGACTTTTGGTCAAAGATGAAGAGGGCTGAGATGTGACAACTGCAGACTGCAGGGAGGAGAAGGCACCAAGGCAGGAGACGAGACTTATCCATGTTTGGCATTTTCAGGGCGGGAGATGAGAGTtagccatatttttttttgccctgcttcCAGGCGGTTGCTGCTTTCAGGTGGGATTCCAGTTGCATACCAGCAAGTTCAGGTTGTGCTACTATAATTGAATGGGAGGTCTTGCACAGCAAACCCTCTTCCCAAAAAGGTGGGGCTTTTTTTGCAGTAAGGGAagagatgggaaaatgcactgacACAATGTCAGCTAagcttccctgcaaacaaatcagaacaactACTCGTTAAATAGCTAGGGTTGCAGAATTTCCCTGCCAACAAATCAGGATAAACAATAAACTAGAAGGGTTGGATCCAATGTAGCGCTAGGTTACAGCCACTAGCAACCTACCTGTTCCGAGGGTGAGATGTTTTGTGCCAGTATGTGTGTGGCAGAGAATACACAATCAGGTAACTTCTTTGCAGAATGGATAGTGCAATCCTTTGCAATATGCACAGTGAGTTTCCACTGGTGCAGCTGTTGCATTGGATCCCTCTGTTGtgtggccacaactttattggttacagaatgtgagtggtattggcttaggcactggaaaccacacgactatatctgactcctgcccatctgcaggaagTCTTGGAAGGGTtcaccaccagtagggggagccctgctgatgcacatcaactagggaCTCCCTCAGGGTCACCGCTAGGGGTCgtgctatggccctagcccctcgtCTGGGGCATCAGACAGAGATCACACCcctcagattcctttaacggaatacccttgaattaggagggggtaggtgatggccactacctcccctcaccttcaacctaatactccaatgcctaaccgccaaaccttacaaagttgtgccaatttgctacaaggtaggcgaaaaaaccaaatggccggtgccaatttgcgaagtggaaaaaattcctaccaggcccctttgacaggcgaccaaccgaggtccatagcaaggtcaagagataAAGAGCCTAAACTTAGGGAGCGAGGGCAGGAGAACTGAGCGAGCAGGAAGAAAAGGGGTAAGTCCTCGGCTGTGGCCAGTTTAAATAGGCCAGACCACGCCCCTGGATCGTCTGGATTGAACGGCCAAGGAATGATGCTGCCAAGGACTCCCCAATGGCGCTGGGGCTATACTGCCCTGTGCACGtggggagggcttgctcccaACCTGCAACGTCATCTCTCCAGGAATGGGGAATGGCTTAGTCTAACATTAAAATTAACTGCTCAActtacattacacacacacacataaatatatgTATTGGCAAAGCATTCAGTCATCTGACCTGCCATGGAACAATCATGAGATACCGGTAGTTATCGCTAAATCTGAAGACCCACATGTGGGTCTGTCAGCCGCTCAGAGAGCTACGTTATAAATGCAGCAAACGCACCTGCCCTTTCTGTGAATGCACCTTGAAACATAGGCCTGGATCAGCTGCAAGTGTTGGAAAGGGTTTTTTTCTGCAAAGGATCTGCATGCAGTCAGTAATGGTGATCCATCTGGTTAGCTGTTGCATATGTTGCAGCTGCCACGGAGGACTGAAAAGTATCTGCCAAATCACTAGTTGAACCCTTCCCCTGATGTGTGATGCTTTGTgttagggatggagaacctgtggctctccagatgctgtgggactCCAACGTCCAccatctccagccagcatagcccaaTGGTCAAGAACGATGGGAGCTGCCATCATGttacatctggagagccacaggttcccccatccttgCTTTATGCATTAAATTGTAACCCATACTACATATCAATCCCTCTACAAATCTGCGTGTTTCtttcaatgaagaagaagaagaagagtttggatttgatatcccgttttatcactacccgaaggagtctcaaagcggctaacattctcctttcccttcctcccccacaacaaacactctgaggtgagtggggctgagagacttcaaagaagtgtgactagcccaaggtcacccagcagctgcatgtggaggagcggagacgcgaactcagttccccagattacgagtctaccactcttaaccactacaccactgctggctctCCATGTGAAGTGAGCTAAAGGCTATCACATACTTCTGGCTGATGCTGAAAATGCACCTTGAAACATAGGCCTGGATCAGCTGCAAGTGGCGTAGTTGGTAAATTCCACAGAAGCAGTTCTCTGGCTTGTGAGTCAAGAGTGTCTGCTCTCTTTGCAACACTCTTTGGGTGtgactcagttctggcacctgtttAATATAGGATTCTGCCCAGAGGTGTGGTTGCAGTAATGAATACCTGTCAAGAGACAGCAGGTGTTCCCATTGCTTAGATTTAAGCAGTGCTGCTCTCTGCTTTCGGTGCTGGAGATCAGCCTTGGAGCATACAAACAAGAATGCTGCTGCAACACTGGCCTGGGTCACACTGCATGTTGAGCCATACCGTAGCTTGATGGGATTGTGTGAATCTGCAAGCTCCCGGAGAGTTCATAggctctttgctcctccctggccTTTAGCATACCATGCCTTCTGAACTGGGCCACAGTGGTTAATCTCTCTCCTcattaaccaaggtttgttcttggctgtaGCTCATGGTGAGTGAGGAGAGGGTTTAGCACACTAAAAAAAGACACATTGAATCATGGCTTAGCATAGCACAGTACTGAGAGCGAAAAGGATGAGGgagcagcaaagcagctgtgagctCCTCATTGGGAGCCTGCCCATATGCAGAGTCCTGGTAAGCGTaattcagagctttccaaactgtgtgtcaagAGGCTGCATTGCGTGAATGCTCCCCGTGCTCCTCCTGGGGGTGGAAAAGGGTTAGTTCAACCTCCGGTTTCCTAGTAAaaatgaattactgtgtcgcgaaatgatgcatgtctaaaaaagaaatgtgtcaccaacatgaaaagtttgaaagCTCTGGCCTAATTACTACGCGATGTGAACCATGCAATTAAATCAATACGGAATAAACAGCTTCAGATCCCTGCTCAGCTATGAAGTGCACTGGGTGAGCGTCAGAGCCTCTGCCCATGTGTAAAATGCTTTCCCCTTACCACTGCTTATGTTTAACTGAACAACCTGAATTTGTCAAtacatgtgattgaatcccatatGAAAATAGTGACAATCTGAATGTGCCCTGTGTGGGTTAAGGTGATGGAATAATAATGGGTTTACCAGCTCTTAGCTTCTTTAGGTATTGAATGATGAACAGTAACTCAGCAGCCACTTCTGTGGAGTTAATACTGCTTGCATAGTTTCCATGTGGGGTGACAGCACATCAGAGAAAGGGAAGATGCTTCTCCAAACACAGTCCTACCCACCCCCACATCACTGCTGCTGATCTTCCTGTAAATCAGTTCCCAGTGTTACAGAAGTCTTGTCACTCTGCGGGTATCTTGTGCCCGTCCCTGGGGTTTCTGCCTCACAATTCATGTTTGCTTATTGATGATTTGCATAATCTATTTTGAAAGCCAAATGGTATTTCCTGGGAGCAGTATTTGGAACTGGGTGTGACCAAAGCCCTAAGCAGAGCCTCTTTCTATTTGAATGAGGCTACCTAGCCAGTTCTGAATGAGGAAATTCAGAACTCATTTCTCCCTATCTAGAGTCCCctttgaaaagaaaataataaaaaggaaagtgGCCATGCTACTGGTGAGCTGATTTCAAAATTTACACGTTTTCATCTGTATGTGCAGGAAGACCTGTTGGGTTTCCAGCAGGAAACAgcttgattcttttaaaaaaaacaaaaacaaaagcttgtGCTACACAAAAGATACAGATCAGCCATTGCTTTAGCCATACCTTTACATGAACCTCTAGCTTTGTTTGTATGGTTGTTGCATAAATATTTATCACAGCAACAGCCACCAGTGACCTTGGAATGGTAAGGCAAATTAAATGAAGGGTAGTTTGCTGGACCAACAGCCCGTAATTGTCTGCTGGCCTGATTTGTTCCAAAGGGCTGCCATTGTACATGACTGGTCTGTACAATGTGGTTGATTGCACATTTTCCAGCTATGTTCAGCAGATGTAGGAATCAGATGATGAGAGAGACATACTTGCCATTGCAGAACAAGCCAAAAACCTCCACATCAGGACATTCTTTCCCCATTTCAACAGAGCTACTACTTAGGCTATTTTAGGCCTGAATATCTAGCGCTCATTACCTCTTTGGCAGCAGCTGACCCAACACCTGCCCTGAGCAATCtctgtcaaaccatctcatctCTGCCATCTCCCAGTGTGTGCCTCTTGCCCCAGCTGACACTCTGTAAACTATCTGAGCAGCCCCTGTTTCAACACATTGCAGAGAAGAATGAGCAACCAGTTAGCACCAAGTTACTACTATTGCTCCTAAGTGAGCTCCAAtgggctagtaacttttgtgggcttaATTGCAAGGCAGAAGTGCACCGAGGCGTGACAATAATTGTGCAATGAACACTCACTGGGCTGATTCTGTGTGCTCACTCTTTGGCCTTCCTCCCCACCTCTTTTAGCAGTCCTGATGTGCATCTGCTTGGTGTCGGTCACCTACGGAGCTTTGGTCTGCAACGTCCTGGCCATCCAGATCAAGTATGATGACTACAAGATCCGCCTGCACCCGCTGGCCTTCATCTGCATCATCCTGTGGCGTAGCCTGGAGATCTCAACCCGCATCACCATCTTGGTCCTCTTTGGGAGCGTCTTCAAGCACTATGCTATGGCCATTGGTGGGGCCAActtcctgctcttcttcttcttgccctgGGTGCAGTTTTGGATGAGTGGTGCCCAGCTACCTGACAATGTGGAGAAGAACTTCAGCCGGGTGGGCACCCTCTCGGTCCTGTTCTCCATCACTTTGCTTTACGCTGGCATCAATATCTTCTGCTGGTCAGCTGTGCAGCTCAGGCTGGCTGACCGGGAATTGATTGCCAAGTCACAAAGCTGGGGATGCATGGTTCTCTACTATGTGTTCCGAGGGCTGGAGAACAGTGTGCTGCTTGTCGTCTGGTACTTCTTCATGACGGACGTCTACGAGTACTTCTGTGCCCCGTTTCTGGTGCTGCAGCTGATTGTAGCCTACTGCTTGTCTATCACCTTCATGCTCTTCTTCATGCAGTATCTCCACCCCTGCCGCCGCCTCTTTACGCACAACGTCTCTGACTTCTTGCAATGCGTCTGCTGTAAGCGGGACGAAGCACCCGAACCCCTGCAGCTTGAGCCCCCCTGGGAGCCTGGCGTGAAGCACACCATAGTTTGATGGGACATAAGTTGAAATCAAATAATAAACCATTCTGCTAAAGGGAGGGGCATGCCCCATACCTGGCCTCAGCACCTGTTTGCCCTGAGGAATCGGGTATAATTTTTCAACAAGGGGGCATTGAAGGGAGTCATAGTTGCCGGACTGGGCCTTCCAGAGCATCATCTGAACTGACAGATCAAATTGGGATGGGCAataaggggggcaatttcaatTTCCTTATCTGCCTGCAGAGCCTGGAGTAGTCTGCCTAGCACACTAATGCAGCAGGGTCAGTTATTACGGTCAGAAGGACTGTGTTGTCATTTCTACATGATAACTGTTGACTGATGTTATGTCTGATGTtcgaagaagaaaaaaagcctaGCTGAAGGATACTCAGTTGGGTTG harbors:
- the XKRX gene encoding XK-related protein 2, with the translated sequence MDSVCNISSGEWSDLALPRGARYHPRRIVRRVASQTVTKVNPPIGIAFMTILYCAEITSACVVSYAYSCSNDVFWLSLTLLLMLIPAVMDQLALIFVNRDLTSDQPFILFMHLVLLGPLIRCLDAVVMFHRLGREEEPYVTITRKKLIHKDSEIELEQEVGHLVRRLITHRNAFKRMAVIQAFLGSTPQLTLQLYVSIVEQNVPTSRAVLMCICLVSVTYGALVCNVLAIQIKYDDYKIRLHPLAFICIILWRSLEISTRITILVLFGSVFKHYAMAIGGANFLLFFFLPWVQFWMSGAQLPDNVEKNFSRVGTLSVLFSITLLYAGINIFCWSAVQLRLADRELIAKSQSWGCMVLYYVFRGLENSVLLVVWYFFMTDVYEYFCAPFLVLQLIVAYCLSITFMLFFMQYLHPCRRLFTHNVSDFLQCVCCKRDEAPEPLQLEPPWEPGVKHTIV